A stretch of Mobula birostris isolate sMobBir1 chromosome 2, sMobBir1.hap1, whole genome shotgun sequence DNA encodes these proteins:
- the dusp23b gene encoding dual specificity protein phosphatase 23, with amino-acid sequence MTAAPHNFSWIEPNKLAGMALPRLPAHYQYLYDNGIRHLVTLCERKPPYHDTLPAITIHHIRIHDFCSPSFEQIKKFLSIVEEANAKGEGVGVHCLHGFGRTGTMLACYLVKSRKITGVDAIEEIRRIRRGSIETSEQEKTVIQFHHHIK; translated from the exons ATGACAGCGGCTCCACACAACTTTTCCTGGATTGAACCAAATAAACTAGCAGGAATGGCCTTGCCACGTTTACCTGCCCATTATCAATATTTGTACGACAATGGCATTCGACATCTAGTTACACTTTGTGAAAGAAAGCCACCATATCATGACACCTTACCAGCAATAACAATTCACCATATAAGGATTCATGACTTTTGTTCGCCTTCTTTTGAACAAATCAAAAAATTTCTTTCAATTGTTGAAGAAGCCAATGCAAAGGGTGAA GGAGTTGGAGTCCATTGTCTTCATGGTTTTGGGAGAACTGGAACAATGCTTGCCTGTTATCTTGTAAAAAGTAGGAAAATAACAGGCGTTGATGCAATTGAAGAAATACGAAGAATTCGCCGTGGTTCAATAGAAACTAGTGAACAAGAAAAAACAGTTATACAGTTTCATCACCATATAAAATAA